The following are encoded together in the Vespa velutina chromosome 3, iVesVel2.1, whole genome shotgun sequence genome:
- the LOC124948002 gene encoding 26S proteasome non-ATPase regulatory subunit 13, whose protein sequence is MAATVAQKDVSTFLRSKQNVSDKELAEEWAELDTLYNKRLWHQLTLKLETFVKHPLLQKNDNLIQLYINFLSTFENKINPLSLVEIMAHVIQQFQDKQEAIKFLEKTESKVKSNNEAVALCKVLTGQILLDKLNNQELAKKIIEDVEIMLDNADGVTTVHGRFYLLASRLYRLQGKHAEYYRTALRYLGCIDLHSLDRQEQEQHAFFLGLAALLGEGVYNLGELLAHPVLESLKDTPNSWLIDLLQAFNAGDIVALEKLKPQWSKVADLAAQELKLRQKISLLCLMEMTFKRQANNRQLTFTEISQETRLPLGEVELLVMKALAQGLVRGAIDQVAGTVHMTWVQPRVLDRSQIAGMVQRLDGWCKDVNSMEHLLESRASEILTL, encoded by the exons ATGGCGGCTACCGTAGCACAGAAAGATGTTAGTACATTTTTAAGATCAAAACAAAATGTTTCAGATAAAGAATTGGCGGAAGAATGGGCGGAACTCGATACTCTTTACAATAAAAG ACTTTGGCATCAACTAACTCTTAAATTGGAAACCTTTGTAAAACATCCGTTATTgcaaaaaaatgataatcttatacaattgtatattaattttctgtcAACATTTGAAAacaa gATAAATCCATTGTCATTGGTTGAAATAATGGCGCATGTAATACAACAATTTCAAGATAAACAAGAAGCGATCAAATTCTTAGAGAAAACAGAATCCAAAGTTAAAAGCAATAATGAGGCAGTAGCTCTATGCAAAGTTCTTACAGGACAAATTTTACTtgacaaattaaataatcaagagctagcaaaaaaaattatagaagatGTTGAAATCATGCTTGATAATGCTGATGGAGTTACCACTGTTCATGGCAGATTTTATCTTCTGGCTAGTAGATTGTATAGATTACAAGGAAAACACGCAGAATATTATCGTACTGCATTAAG ataCCTAGGATGTATTGATTTACATAGCTTGGATAGACAGGAACAAGAACAGCATGCATTTTTCCTTGGACTTGCTGCATTATTAGGAGAAGGAGTTTACAATCTCGGGGAATTACTTGCCCATCCAGTTTTAGAATCATTGAAAGATACACCTAATTCCTGGTTGATAGATTTACTACAAGCTTTCAATGCTGGTGACATTGTtgcattagaaaaattaaaaccaCAATGGAGTAAAGTTGCTGATTTAGCAGCacaagaattaaaattaagacAAAAGATATCCCTTTTATGTCTCATGGAAATGACTTTTAAGCGTCAAGCGAACAACCGACAGTTAACATTTACAGAAATATCACAGGAAACTCGTTTACCTTTAGGAGAAGTTGAATTATTAGTAATGAAGGCTTTAGCTCAAGGTTTAGTACGTGGTGCTATTGATCAAGTTGCAGGAACTGTTCATATGACTTGGGTTCAACCTCGAGTATTAGATCGTAGTCAAATTGCTGGGATGGTCCAACGACTCGATGGATGGTGTAAAGATGTTAATTCGATGGAACATTTATTAGAATCGCGAGCATCAGAAATACTAACcctttaa